The Lycorma delicatula isolate Av1 chromosome 2, ASM4794821v1, whole genome shotgun sequence DNA window tggttttcagatctCCACATAAATGAATTGTGTTCATTAACACATATATTAAGGTGAAAAGTAGTTTCATGTGTAAAAATTACATCGTTGAAAGATAAGTTGTTTtcactaattttgtttaaaatttcaatagtGAACTGGATAAACTTTtctgtattgtaattttatcttttgagtAGCTAAATTTTGTTTAGCATACAAATGCAACTTTATATGTAGAAAtttatgaatagtttttttaaaatttgtaactcAAGGCTTTGATGAGCGATGGATTTTTAAAACTTCCGATTGCAGGTCGCCtaatttattcaacaatttcTTCAGATACTGTGGCCTTCTTTGTGACTTCTGCTTGAAAACAATCTGGTTTCTTTGAACTGAAAGAACCAGCATCATCAAATGTGGTGGCTCCTTTTCATATGTACAGTCTCGGGTTGActacttctgagatgtgtggttaattgaaacctaatcaccaaagaacactggtatccacaatctagtattcaaatctgttaaaagtaaatgcctttactaggatttgaactatagaactcttgacttcaaaatcagcagatttgcgatgacgagttcactactagaccaacccagtaggtTTAATACCTTGATCTGAGCTACTGGAACTACACTGTTCTTTTATGAtgactttatcatttttttaaattgtatttttttaacattttttcttcaataatattttttttaatattaagtattaaatattgatataattattgttttagttttccacaggaaatattattcataatttactaaacaattttCGTAAATGGTATTTATATTGACAATTTAAGCTTTAAGTATttcaagttttcattttattatctagGAGTTTTACTGAGATAAACAATGAATAAgccaaattatatattatataattatatataattaataataactattattatataattatatattataaattttattgtttagtaaaaatgaatattattactttgAATAACTAGATTCAGagtatttttagtttaaactGTAAATACTCTGAATCTagttattacaaagtaataatattatttatctgttcctgggattttaataaattaaatcggatccttaataattaaaagaaaaaagtttagtttaacaataaaatttaataaaacttttaaaactatgAACATCTGAAATGACCCATtgcattgattttataaattaaatcaacttCATAACCATTTTCAGTTGGTCTTGCTACCATACTCTGTGATTGGAACTGGTGTTATCACATGGGATTAGCTGatgttattgtacattttttctttttcttttttttttaagcagatatgtatttaaaatatgtgaaaaatgtgTTGGATTTGTATTACCCATGTACATTTAGTATATTgttgaatgattttatatttcataattattaagatatactCCTTTTTGTATATCGTAGAATATCAAGGTTAACAGAATTATGTCTATGAGATGGTTGGCGAATGTTGACTTCATATTGCTGTGAAGGGTCTTCAAGTGGTCATTGTGTCTTTGAAGCTGCATCCTTGCTGCCAAATATGCAAAGTTGTATAATCAGAACAGttcagttttctttatttcaggGGCACTGTGTCATCCTGGTATAATAACTTTAGTTGATACCAGGAGAACAGCAACACCAGTCACTGAAGAGGGTTACTAAGAGTGtcagaaaacattttgaagtaagtgctaaaaaatgttattagagattttttattttcaatattgatTTGATgtggtttttgaaaaattacagttaaaaaaaatcattgtctcTAACTGTCAAGAACAATTTCTATGCAATAATGCTCTGCAAAATCAAAAAGTTGATTGAAAATATTCTCTTCTGTTTTTTTGTGTACATATGTGcacaaatgtgtttttttaatcttatatttgtGTTCATGGGTgagtaagtattaaatattaagtaatttaagtattaaatggtcagtattaaatattttcttccaaaattaaaataagtcattaaaaattaggtaatgcatttttattataagtaacctgttatatttttcagttgCATACTGTATTTTACTGTGTCATTCCCTttctcataaaaatgaaaatttatgaagtaaTGGAGCAGATGCATGGTGTTTTTACATTTGTTGGGAGATCTGTTGATTAAAATTCTGATATGGTAGttaatatgtaatttactttGATAACTACATTTTCTATGAATTATGTACTCGTGTGTTTACAGAATTTAGTTAAaacttatcaatttatttatatctgtttaaatgctttgtcaaaaagaaaattttgtttatatatagttAAACTCCTTTGTTTTCTCGGTATAGTTACAGTATTAGTGTTCATGTCTATTTTATATATAGGTATAAATACTCATACTGTTATCTATAGAAAAtactataacgtttttattatatacatatgtggATTTTTGTATGGCAGACTGGTatctattaatacattaattatacccttaagtattatttatctattaactaGTAGCTGTAtgtatttatctattatattaaagTAGGGTTAAATATGTGCTGCCCAATCCTGCTCTTCCTTTGAAAGAAAATAACatgaaagagaaaaatgtttGTTAGTGAGGTATTTACAACTGTACTAAGTATTTTGCTTGTGGATTTTACAGTAATGGAGTTTTAAAGTGGATGCTGGactaataattttgttcaacatttgaTTGATCACTATTTAGCATGCCAAGAACATAGTACTTTGTCTTAAAtgattgttgttaaaattttatataaaatttttttgattataaatttatagtataattaGTATGAATCATTCGTTTCATATTTAATAGGTACtgatttatctattaaaataatcatagttGCTAAAGTATAAatagtatttcaaaattaattttattctttctacaTCAGTAAAATTTCCTTATTAGTTCCTTCTTCATCAGTATTCCTGTGTTGCACTTATTGCATCTCTTTCATTAAGTTAGTTcttctgatttattatttttacattacatagaaCTTTTAGcctgttttcataaattataattgcaCCTTTTCTAACTAGCACAGAATACAGAAACTTCAGTATGAGAGAAATAAGTTGTTGAGTTTCAGTGATTCCTGAACCATCTCAGTAAGTCAGTTTTAGTAAGCCTTAATGGGTCATGTTATGAATTGTAgttataaattgaattgtagTTATAAAATGAGTAACTGTTTGTGACTtgaaaaatttttacttcatttcctttattacTATCTTGCGATCGTTGGAACATAATTTTGCTATAATGACTGTCTATCACTGCCTTACTTGCCATATAATATACACgttgtttataatattacattttgatttttaggtATGTACACATATGTTTCATGTggagaattttctttaatttatataattatataaataatcttagtattatttttaataccttttttttgaGGGTAAGGGAGTAGGGAACTCTCATCAAAATCTGGTTCCAGATGCTGTTTTGGGTGTGGTTGGATTGActgtagtaaatgaaaaataaataattctcgattaacattttttttttggtaaaacttacaaataatattaatcataataataataatgtaaagtaataaaataaaaattgatactcGTTACCTATAATTCTTAGGTtgttgtttacatttattaatattcctaaaaaacagctttttttggtactcagttttttaaaaaatttacaatttttaattattaattcacagTAATATCTATACCATTGATTCCcgaagtggtccaggtggacccccgggggtccacgggagactcaaCGGGGGTCTATGTTGGTGTGacaaaaaatgggggttcacaattcgtaagcgggggtccacgaaaattcatctggtttcgatagtgaagaactaaaagttggcttgactttgcgtatcaatctaggcagataatgttttgagaagctcagcggctgttacttgtaaaaacttgcatatttcatattcagtacaacgaatgtgattgtcattgtagaagttacattatgttattaatgtttaattttaattatattacaacaattttattatattacattgcagtatgataacaataataattaatagtgtaatgattacatattttaataaatgcaacacaaaaaaatatactatttttcttttgctttttactactctgaatgggaagttttctaaataaaataagtgagaattgattgcttgtgagtagatttcaaaaatgtaaagttggatggaagcattttttttgattggccaactttacttttttgacatccactcgcagcacagtcaatcaaaaattaaccaatcaattctcacttttttttcagaagctgttagttcgtggaactcagccgtaatgcaaattttcatagttagatctaatcttcacattttccgtcgactcgaaatgtggtagaaatgtagctgcagggggtccaccggaagcagcaaaattttgaaagtggtctatgagaaaaataagtttgggaacctctgatctCTACTAACCTGTATAAGGAATCCTTTTTCCTTAAATGTTTGTTCCAATTTTTCTCTTGCTAATGACTTTCTGCTTTTCCTTCTTTGGTTTTCTCCTGAATAACATCTACTTGCATCTACAGATAGCATTTTCTTTTCTTGTAATGATGGTGTGGCTCCACCagtgaatttaaatttacacatgGACACCTGTAAATAATTGTAGAGATTATTTTAcatagatttcaataaaattcaatctAGAAATATATCAATAGTTTTATAGTCCATTAGTATATATTACATACttttaattggaattttattctatgttataagtgttttttattcataAGCTTTTCATTTCTGAGACTTGTGAAGAATAACTCCTGAAATTTACTGAAgcgtttttttatcattgttattaactTAGATAACATAGGAAAATGAACacgttgtttattttcttattttaattttggttattatatactttaatattgtAAGCCTTATTTATCTTGAAtggaagtattaaattaaattctttagttCATTGTTATAAGTATGAAATTTTAAGCTCCATTAAACATGATGTACAAACTTGCTAATTTTTATGGTTAagagtgtattatttttatacttattgtcATATACTTCCTAATCTTCatcattcaaataattaataacctcatTCACatccaacaaatttaaaaatcaaaccaCTTTCTTCTAATATCTCTTTGTTACACATTGTACACAACTGTCTCCCTTCTTCCCTAAATAGCCCATTGTTTAAACTGAGTTTACTATATCTAACTCTAAAAATTACGCTTCTACTGTACCTACTTTACTTAATTATGACTTATTACACTCCAATATGTATGACATCCCCTAAATCCCAAATTAGGCTTTTATACAAACATTACATTCAGCTTGTGTGCTTTCAGTCCACTCACTCTTTGCCTCCTTAATACCTTCTAAAATTTGGGTGATCCttccattcatttttattattagataaccAACAATCATATTTATTTGCCAGTTCTTGCCACTGCTTAATCCAACTCACAATTACACTAAGTTCAGCTAATTTTTTTGGCAGTCTCTGACCCGGtagttgaaaagttttcaatatatagttaatatgtaaattaaaaaaaattgtgacaataaATCCACATTGATttcaagataaatataataattaggcATACAAAagacattttacaatttttttttttaatggcaaatctctgaaacacttcaaattcttctatatttaaaaaaccccAGACTTCAGCTTCATGTGCACACTATTGATATGCAGAGAGTACACTCACTGCCCACTTAGCAgacatcagaattttattttggacaTAGAAATTACCcaccattttttaattccattttatctGTTGAATCCCTATCCATGAATTCTGAAGGACAGCAGTGCATTATGATGcctaaatacttatatttattaactaattctgTGGACTAATTCTTCATTAGCCCATTTCCAGTgttcattttttcctaatttcacCTTTTTATCACCCTTTACTCGcccattaaattattattatgaaataagtttaaccCAGATCTCCCTTTGACGTTAATAACTTTACTTTTGAGGATCTTAACTCAATAGATTTACTGACATTACTATCCTGATATAATTCTTGAGGAACAGGCCGCTCAGCTGCTATTTACACATTGAAATTTcctattaaaataactattttattcaaacagTATTCCTCAAAATAATGCCCCAGCTTGAAAAAATCATGATCCCCTGAGAAACACACACCTCCTCCCCCACTGATAAATTtgcgaataaaaaatatttattaccatattagaaattttaattataattctacttCCACATTATTTAGccaaatattatcttttatgaccaatTTATAACCTATTAATACTCCCTCTTCCCTTTGACCTATCATGAACTGATTCCCTAACTGCTGGTTTCCAGCCCAATATATAttcctgaaaaaaatttgaatacatgTTTCCACAATATCACTTTTAACATGCTTTTCAACAAGACCAAAAATATCATGAACCCTTAagataatgaaagaaattaaatgctTAGACTCTGTAGGTCAGTCTGGCATATGCCAAATCGTTACTTATGCCTGTCCTCCATTTTCCAGTTACGTATAATATTATCCAAGTTTGAGAAGTCGTATCCAGTAGCACCGATTGTTCACATATTCCGTCTTCACAGTCTGCTTGCAATCTTTCATTGTAAATATTCTCCTTTCCAcccttaaattttgttatataataaagaCTTTTATCAGTAACGCCTTGTTTAGttcatttttagtttcaaaaaaatttggactCGCATTTCTTGTAGTTTCTCAGAAGTTCCTATGTACTACATATTCTGTTCAGTTTAGTTTAGGCACATTTTTAAAGATATCACAATCATCTGGGATATGTGCAGTCACTGCCCTGTCTATGATTTCTTCCAAGGGGATGTGCACGATTTACCCAAATCATGCACGTACTTATTCCCAACATTACTTAATACTTTTAagtaatacttaatatatattttcaacatttctgCATAACTTTTTTAACAAGTTGTATAGTATTAAAATCAATATCTTCTTTGGTTGCTAATACTGCTGACTTTCTTAACTAACAGCCTTTTGTTCTTGTTCATACCTATGTCCCTGACATTTCAAATtggctactttttttttgttttctcaaatttaataattgttctgGTGAACTTTTGACTAATTTCTTTTTGCcagtgaaaaataattcttaatattagaCATAAATACACATTCaactatttaatatttcacagttttcgttgaaaaacaaaattaatataaatataaaaaaagtataatgttcaaataaaacatataatacacgtttattacaaaaaaataaaagaaaacactgtgcaagttaatttaattaatcaaaaacttGTCATGTCacgataattttaatataatttatcagagCATTAGATAACCACATGCACTCAGTATGAATGCTTGATCTCAAATCTAACCTTTCATGTTTGTAAGGAAGTTTTAAGCAATGCTTTTTTAGGGGTTTAGCTTTAAAACTTCTTGGATGTGCGTTATACAGTTaaactgatattaaatatttttgaatgccTTTGTTTATCTAGTTACTGGCCTTATTAGCTACCTGTTTTAAAGAAACTGATTATAACCTTAGCTCATCTAATGTATTTACAGTCATGTTAAGTGAACATTCATTTAACAGTTGTCATTATTTTGGCTAATGAacgtattcatttatttgttggTGCAACCTGTATTTCTTATGGTATGGAATTTTGCTCATTATAATGCAGTTTACTACACAAGCTTATActagtattttagtatttaatatttatgcttTAGTGtacaataatagaaattaattgatTACCTCTGCATTTGATTTGGCTTTGAGATCACGAACACATAAATTAAGTGGTTCATCAACTACAGTTGTGccataatttttgtatatgagGTGGCAGATGTCTGCCTTTTTAGGTTTGCGTCCTCTACGTGGTCTTGCATTATCTAGTGTCATCTCACCCATATAGGGTAGGTCGGTATAACGTACAGTTGGTGCATTTAAACTTGCTGCATAATGATCTAAATATTCAGCTGGAAGTGCTTGATGATGAAATTTTAGTTTCCATCTTGCCCTTCTTCTGctcctgttaaaaaaattgttatattttattaaatatttaatttcataattatattaaatatataaattatatgacaAATGGTGATACGTATACATTAATGGAGAAGAAAGCACTTTTCcctttaaaattctttatagtTACTATCATtagttaaatgtataatttaattgtttttgttaaacaGGTTGTTTTTGAAACAGGTagaagatttttatgaaataggtaCTTGTGATATGCGATACCACTGGAATTCCACTAAATATCAATCAAATTGGTGCCTATTCAGATTTATATTTGGAGTACTTAGTGGAGTTCTATTTTGATGAAAACAGCTCTAAGTTTTCCTCAGTGCTGTTTGTTCTAGCAGTTTGCACTTCCCCTCAGCTTCTTGATATATTGTATGTAAGTATTTCTCTCTGTGCTCGTCACTTGATGAACCCAGAGAGAAATTGATGAAccctgtaattaattttgaaatgttacatTTCAGCTATTTCAAGTATCATTATACttgttttttcatattactttcctgacatcatagctctagagttatgctgcaagaaggaaagtatggtaatcagtaaaaaatggttttttattcatttcttgacATTTCGATGCAGGgaccccaaaaaccaaaaaaagcaggggtaatattcatatgtatgttagtggtgtttgaagcttaatgtTTGACTGGagtaaccgattttgatgaaattttgtacagatttgtACAGAGACTagtgtatatgggacaatttgttggtaaaactttgggggtcaatatctccaaggtATGGGTTAGATAGATTTTTTGGTGTCagtcttctcaaaattttgcaaataaaaccccattttatattaagcatgcatgcttatcttaccatttaaaaaaaagaagatacttaaggggcaatattggtggtggggcgctgatcaaagtttaaaaatatcaaccttttgattttttaaaacgtttttggtttatttatatgtatattgatacatacaaggtgtgtgagaaaagtaatgaaactgactttttacttaaccaaagtttttatttttttcaaacaacaatattatccccttcaaagtagttcccttgggcagctatatacCGGCCGAGTCGTAGTTCCCAATCCTGGTAGCAGCgttggaaggcttcaactggtagggcttttaactggtcagtcacagtcttttgaatattctccagagttccaaaatgacgtccttttaagatgtgtttcaattttgggaaaaggaaaaagtcacaaggactcaaatcaggtaaatagggggttgaggaaccgtaggaatgcgttttgaggtaaaaaattctgtgatggaaatggccgtgtgggacggggcattgtcatgatgaagtatCCACTTGTCTGCAGTGTGTGGTCTCacgtgaatcactcttttcctgagcctttcaaggacacctttgtaaaacacttggttgacagtttgtcctggcggaacaaattctttatgcacgatacccctactgtcaaaaaagcaaatcagcttggttttgatctttgatttgctcattctacATTtcttcggtcgaggagatgatggagtgtgccactctttgctttgctgctttgtttcaggatcgtactcaaatatccacgATTCAtgacctgtgatcacacgattgaagaattcttggtcattgtcagtcctctcaagaagatcaacgcacacgtttctttgaTTGTCCCTCTGTTCTGTTGTTCTGTTTTCAGCACCAATTTCACACAAGCCTTTTGCATGTCCTaattgtctgtcaaaatttgatgtacggtgaaagtatttaaatttaactgttcactcatcatccttattgttaaacgacgatctgatctcacaagaaccctcacacgcacaatgttttcgtcagattttgaagttgaagggctccctgagcgaggttgatcttcaacgtgttcttggccttccaaaaatgatttgtgacagcggaaaacttgtgctcttgataagcagtgttccccataggcctgttgcAACTTTTCAAAGGCCACACTTGCaaattccccaagtttaacacaaaacttgattgcacaacgttgctctaaattcaatgctccattttcgtaacacaacttcTTTGATGGCactatcaaaaataatgtgttggctgaatggagttgaaactcatactgagcatgcggaagggatgaacaaaccggtctagcacagactggtagacacagcattgccagatcgctcacagtgttaccaatctcattacttttctcacacacctcatataaATACAGGTTGATAAATTAGTGAAGTGCATTATCTTTATTTTGGTACATgataaagaagataaataataatatgcagatataaaattttattaatggaattaaatttttaaaaaatcattcaggTCAGTTAAAGTAAAAgtgataagaaatttaaaagaaatagtgtTTAAGAAATGAGAAATCAAAGAATAGCACTCCATGTACATAACCTAATGAGTtgccaatttttatatttaaaaaaatattagttgagGTTATGTTCTGTTGTCATTAACCATTAAAAACTTGATACAGCATACAGTAAACTGCTTTCAGCATGCTTAACTCTGATGATCTTATTAAGTGAATGTGACTAGTCAATGGAGAATGTATTTAATCTTACTTCACATCCTGCAAGTTGCTGGATGGTACCTCCTGAGTCATTTCAAGTGTTGTGAAACAAATTGTAAGAGTTGAAGTTTAGCATCCTACTcaggatttaaatatatttatatatatattttttcttagtaataaataacttgttttattataataaataaataaaaaccgaaaactggattcataaaaaaagtatgataaaattagttactacctaatgttacataaaaatatgaggGATTTATGTTTAAAACTTAGATTGTTGTTTGCTGCAAAACTATTAGAAAACAGAATCatatattattaatctaaataaaaatcagttaggtgaaacagttattaattaattactaaaagaatTATAAGGTAAAATTAATGCAGCAGGTGACAGTGCACATCCAAgcataaataatacttaaactaAACTTAAGTATTTTAATGGAATGTTCTTAGAATAAcacatgtattttatattttgtatttattgcaaGTATTGGGCAAGTACATAACTTGTACAGCTAAGATTTAACGGTTAGTAATTTGAAGATCATGAGTTTTTAGTAAGATGATCGATCTCATGTGTTTCTATTTCATCCTGCCGTAACTCACTCTCTCTATACTGTATGTAATGTATACAAGTATTATAAAAGTATCATATCAATACAATTTATGGCAAACGCTTAGTTTTCATTGAATCAGAGTTTGCAAGACATAGTAAGTTGCTCCATATCAGCATAAGAAATGTAATTAGCTCAAAGCAGCAgtgaaatgtataatttaaaaggtattaaatatGCTTGTGGACTTAAGAAAACCCACAGTCACTAAATTAGGATATTTGATTACTATTAAAAGGGTGAAAGAATCAATTGGAACATTAGAACTACTTTGGTCGTGCTTTACTGAACTGTGTTAATTGTTATATCATTAATCCTGAgaccaattttaattaaaaggaaaaggcCACTTGTATTTATAGCAAAGtgattaagaaaaatgtattttcatatttataatatacgtCTTTCAATTGAGTTAGCagtaatttttgaagttttaagtcAGCAGGTTGGCTGAGTGAACCAAATTTTGGATACCTTGTTCCTTTAATCTTAGTTATTTCTACTTTTCTtatgatgaatatatatattgtatatacacacacatatacatgtaCACGGTGTGGTATCCCAGAAGGTGATGGCCAACCTAAGGAACTGGTTCAggacattgaaataaataaaaaaattatcttgacaAATGTTCAATAGAATTCATTTTCTTGCTTGTCAGTTAGTGTTTTTTcgataaaagttttcattttaagatggattgtgatattttattgaaatgggATGTACATGTACCCCAGCaacatcaacaaaataaataactaacaatttcagctttaaaaattccaaaatggcgtctataaaattatttaattattaataactctgTAAATAGTTTCATCAAGTTATGTTttgttagataaaatgttaagccttttgtTTTGAGAAAAagaataccgtatttattcgaa harbors:
- the LOC142319437 gene encoding uncharacterized protein LOC142319437, with the translated sequence MQGPSTNVPNNELDETKPVRSRRRARWKLKFHHQALPAEYLDHYAASLNAPTVRYTDLPYMGEMTLDNARPRRGRKPKKADICHLIYKNYGTTVVDEPLNLCVRDLKAKSNAEVSMCKFKFTGGATPSLQEKKMLSVDASRCYSGENQRRKSRKSLAREKLEQTFKEKGFLIQTQQLESAQGATYCKFRQLRKFTRYLFRSWKHHLPGEVTAEPFAD